Genomic DNA from uncultured Methanospirillum sp.:
TGATCGAGAGTATTGATCCGTGAAGGCTGATGATGCCAAGGATGAACGCGGGAGTTCCCGGAAGATACGTGATCTCTTTCAGCAGGGCAACCTCCCTTATATGCTCCATATCTATTGCATAGTGCTCGCCTGATAGGAGAAACTCCAGTACTTCAACCCCGGATTCGTCTTCACGCTCCTCACTGATCGGAGATGCAAGTTCACGTGCCCTCTGCGCCAGGATCTCTGTGGCAGAAAGAGTGATGACGATTTCACCTGAAGAGACAGGGCCAGTATCGGCATTTTCATTCATCAGGGTGTCACCCCTGTAAGTAGTGTCCGGACCATCTCACGGACACGGGCTGCTGGCATTCCGTCGGTC
This window encodes:
- a CDS encoding chemotaxis protein CheW, with amino-acid sequence MNENADTGPVSSGEIVITLSATEILAQRARELASPISEEREDESGVEVLEFLLSGEHYAIDMEHIREVALLKEITYLPGTPAFILGIISLHGSILSIIDLRTVLGIPPKGLTDFNRIIVLSGDEMTFGVLADAIVRTRMIRTDQVNRPPPTISGPGAAYLTGVLPGPLMIIDAKVLLSDPAMVVGDE